In the genome of Bacteroidota bacterium, the window TAATTTCTAGACACTTAAAAAATATTTACAAGGAATCTGAGCTTGATTATAGTTCAACTGTTGCAAAAAATGCAACAGTTCAGACCGAAGGAAAAAGAAATATAACCAGAGAAATAGATTATTATAATTTAGATGCAATCATCTCTGTTGGCTATCGCGTAAACTCAAAACAAGGAACTCAATTCAGAATTTGGGCAACAAATCGATTAAAGGAATACTTAATTAAAGGATATTCAGTCAACCAAAAAAGGTTGCAAGAACTCAATCAAATTGTTCAAATTATTGCTCAATCCGAAAATAATACGAATCAAATCTCGGAAACAAAAGGGCTTTTCAATATCCTGACAAAATATGCAAAAAGTTTTATCTTACTCAATCAATTCGACAGCAATGCAATCGAGTTGAGAAATCTTGAAGAAAATATAACATACGAGATTGATTATAACGAAGCCGTCATTTCAATTAACGAACTGAAAAAACAATTAATTCAACAAAAGGAAGCAACAGAACTATTTGGGAATCAAAAAGATCAAAGTTTTGAAGGAATTCTAAAATCTGTCACCCAAACCTTTGATGGCAATTATCTCTACCCAACGATTGAAGAACAAGCGGCAAACTTACTCTATTTCATCATTAAAGATCACCCATTTTCAGATGGTAATAAAAGAATTGGTGCATTTATTTTCGTGTGGTTTCTTGAAAAAAACAAACACCATCTGAACAACAATGGAGAAAATAAAATTAATGACAATGCTCTTATTGCACTAGCTCTTTTAGTTGCTCAAAGTAACCCGAATGAAAAAGAATTAATGATAAAATTAATCTGTAATCTAATAATCACATAATTCTGCCTTCTGCTAACGGGCAGTTTGGCAAGAGAGCGGAGGAGTTTCTCCGTTTGAAATATTTTAGAATATTTGAAGTGCAGTCCTCGCAAGGAAATATGTGACAATAGTCCGCTCCCTTGCCAAGCTGCAAAAACGTTATGTGTCATATTTCAAAAAAGATTTGAGAAATAAAAACAGTCAACAGTTTCAGCATAACGAAACTGTTATTATCCTTGTTCCATTGAATAAATTAAGGGATGAGCAAACTTTATAGCCGTGGTTGGTGTTGTCACCAACCACACAAATTAATGGCAAAGAGGGATTTTCTTTAATACACCGCACAGAAAGTCAAGTTTAATATTCCGATTACAAAACCAGAGTTATTAAGTAATTTTCAAAGTACTCAAATAGATATTTGTTGGAAGATATTTGGAGTGGTTGGCGACAACACCAAGCACGGCTGAAATTATACAAACGTCCTGAAATAATAATCTAACTTTTAAAAGCAAATGAAAGAAGAAATATCATTTGGAATTTGTTGTCTAAATAGTTAACTTTGTTGCGTGAAACTTATTAGACAAGTTATCGCATATAAGAGTTACTTTTTGGACTTTTATGAAGACCAAACGGACGAAGTGCAACGAAAAATAGAATGGACTTTGAACCTTTTGAGAATAATTGACAGAGTTCCTAAAAAGTTTTTTGAGCACATAACAGGAACGGACGGACTTTTCGAAATTCGTGTAGAATTGGGCAGTAATATTTATAGAATTTTTGCCTTTTTCGACAAAGGAAATTTGATTGTTTTGGGAAACGGCTTTCAGAAGAAAACTCAAAAAACACCAAAAAACGAAATTGAAAAAGCATTAAAAATAAAAGCAGAATATGAAAAAGAAAGAAAGTAACATAACAACTCTTGACGAAATCCTTGACAGCAAATACGGCAAAAGAGGCGCAACAAAAAGAGAGCAATGGGAACAAGAGTTTGAGGCGTTCCAACTTGGCGTTTTACTTGAAGAAGCAAGAGTTAAACTTGGCATGACCCAAGAAGAACTTGCTGCAAAGTGCGGAACAAACAAATCCTACATTTCACGCATTGAAAACAATGCGAGTGATATAAGGTTATCAACCCTTATGAAAATCATCAGGACAGGTTTTGGCGGACATTTAAAATTGACCTTGAAACTCTAAAAGAAAAAAAACTAACTGCCAATACACGGAACGATATGAACTGTCCATACGGCTGCTTTCAATCAGATAAAAAGTTCTATCGCCCCTCACTTAAACGCCTTGAACTTAAAGCCTTCTCCGCGCCAAACTAATTGTTGTTGAATACAAGCATTGGCTTTGACTTCGATGGGATATTCCCATACTAATTGTCCTATAAACTGACGGATGCTAAAAGTAACCATCTTACTTTTAGTTGTGCCTAAATCAATCGTGATACTGACTATACCATCACCTTTGCAATCAGGGGCTTGTTCCATTGTAGATATAGGCATTTCTAAATCAATGTTTTGTGTAACGATTTTTTTATTGACATAAAAACTCAGTAGATCCATTGGCTCCATGTGTTTGTTAATGGAATCCATCGTAGCTTGGTTAAACCAAAAGTCCACTTTGCCTTTGTATATACACGTTCCGTCATCTTCATCGCAATCAGCGCAATAGTTGGCGGAATCAGGGTCGGTACAACCATATTGTGGTTTTTTGCAGGATTGAACTAT includes:
- a CDS encoding helix-turn-helix domain-containing protein: MKKKESNITTLDEILDSKYGKRGATKREQWEQEFEAFQLGVLLEEARVKLGMTQEELAAKCGTNKSYISRIENNASDIRLSTLMKIIRTGFGGHLKLTLKL
- a CDS encoding type II toxin-antitoxin system death-on-curing family toxin, whose protein sequence is MNAIELYKSSNGETQIEVRFENETVWLSLNQIAELFGRDKSVISRHLKNIYKESELDYSSTVAKNATVQTEGKRNITREIDYYNLDAIISVGYRVNSKQGTQFRIWATNRLKEYLIKGYSVNQKRLQELNQIVQIIAQSENNTNQISETKGLFNILTKYAKSFILLNQFDSNAIELRNLEENITYEIDYNEAVISINELKKQLIQQKEATELFGNQKDQSFEGILKSVTQTFDGNYLYPTIEEQAANLLYFIIKDHPFSDGNKRIGAFIFVWFLEKNKHHLNNNGENKINDNALIALALLVAQSNPNEKELMIKLICNLIIT
- a CDS encoding type II toxin-antitoxin system RelE/ParE family toxin; translation: MKLIRQVIAYKSYFLDFYEDQTDEVQRKIEWTLNLLRIIDRVPKKFFEHITGTDGLFEIRVELGSNIYRIFAFFDKGNLIVLGNGFQKKTQKTPKNEIEKALKIKAEYEKERK